The segment CCTTTCTAGTGGATGGATAATTACCAATAATATAGACATCACTGCAATAGCAGTAGATCCTTGCCGTAGGAGAGAAGGACTTGGTCGATCAATTCTTACAAAATTAATCAAAGAATCAATTTTATTAAATGTAGAAAAAGCTAATTTAGAAGTTAGCGAGGCAAACCTTGCTGCCAGAAAGTTCTACAATTCAATGGGATTTATAGAAACAGGTTATAGAAAGAACTACTTCAAAGATGGCTCTGGTGCATACATCCTTTCTCTTTATATAAGCTAATGCGACAAAACTATAAAAGAAAGAAAATGCTTTACAGCCTTAAAACTCACCCTGGTCCATTTAGTAATTAATCACAGTATCAAGTAAAGTTAGCCATATAAAGATGGTGATTACGGTATCCCGAAGCCAATCTAAGAACACATTCTTTTCTTAATCCTGATAAGTTGGGAATACATACAAACTGGCCTAGCCAATGTTCGAGAGGTTTACCGAAAAGGCCATCAAGGTGATAATGCTGGCCCAAGAGGAAGCAAGACGCCTTGGCCACAATTTTGTTGGTACTGAGCAAATCCTCCTAGGGCTTATAGGAGAAGGCACAGGAGTGGCTGCAAAAGTATTAAAATCCATGGGCGTGAATCTTAAGGATTCGAGAGTTGAAGTCGAAAAGATAATCGGAAGAGGTTCCGGTTTTGTTGCCGTTGAGATACCTTTCACTCCTCGAGCAAAAAGAGTACTAGAACTATCTTTAGAAGAAGCCCGACAACTTGGACATAACTACATAGGGACAGAACATCTTCTACTAGGTCTCATAAGAGAAGGGGAGGGAGTAGCTGCAAGAGTATTGGAAAATCTTGGGGTGGATCTTACAAAAGTTAGGACACAAGTCATAAGAATGCTTGGAGAGACTGCCGAAGTGGCTGCAGGTGGTGGTGGTGGTGGTGGAAAAAGTAATTTAAAAACTGCGACGTTAGATGAATTTGGGACAAATTTAACCAAGTTGGCAAGCGAATCCAAGCTAGATCCAGTTGTAGGCCGACACGATGAAATAGATAGAGTTATACAAATACTTGGAAGAAGAACTAAAAACAATCCTGTCTTGATTGGAGAGCCAGGTGTAGGCAAAACTGCTATAGCCGAGGGCTTAGCCCAGAGGATTCAACAAGGTGATATACCTGATATTTTGGAGGAAAAAAGAGTTTTAACGTTAGATATCGGTCTTCTAGTCGCAGGCACAAAATATAGAGGTGAATTCGAAGAAAGGCTTAAAAAAATAATGGAAGAAATTAAATCAGCAGGGAATGTAATTCTTGTAATAGATGAGGTTCACACTCTTATTGGAGCAGGAGCAGCAGAAGGTGCAATAGATGCTGCAAACATTCTGAAACCTGCCTTAGCTAGAGGGGAGCTTCAGTGTATAGGGGCAACAACTCTGGATGAGTATAGAAAGCACATTGAAAGAGATGCTGCTTTGGAAAGAAGATTTCAACCTGTGATGATTGGAGAGCCTTCTATTGAAGACACTATAGAAATTCTTAGAGGGCTAAGAGAAAGGTATGAACAACACCACAGACTCAAAATCACTGATCAAGCATTAGAAGCCGCAGCAAATCTTGGAGATAGGTATATTTCCGATAGATTTCTGCCTGACAAAGCTATTGATCTTATAGACGAAGCAGGCAGTAGAGTTAGGCTCTTAAATTCGAAATTACCTCCAGAAGCAAAAGAAGTTGACAGGGAATTACGTGTTGTGCAGAAAGAGAAAGAAGAAGCAGTGAGAGATCAGAATTTCACAGAAGCCGGTGAGCTAAGAGAAAAAGAAGTAGAGCTTCGTAATCAAATAAGAGCCATATTGGATAGCACTAAGAGGGATTTAGAAGAGGATATTAATAAAGCAAAAACAACTGAAAAGAATAAAGAAGATAATAACGATAAAAAATTGAATGCTCAAAAAGATATAAGTAAATCTCCCATGGTAAATGAAGAGGATATTGCCCACATTGTTGCTTCTTGGACAGGAGTGCCTGTTCAAAAACTAACAGAAAGTGAATCAGTAAAACTATTAAATATGGAAGATACCCTTCATCAAAGATTAATCGGCCAAGATGAAGCTGTCAGAGCAGTGTCCAAGGCAATTCGTAGGGCAAGAGTTGGTTTAAAAAATCCGAATAGACCAATTGCAAGTTTTATTTTTTCCGGTCCGACCGGTGTAGGCAAGACCGAGCTAACAAAGGCATTAGCTGCATACTTCTTTGGAAGTGAAGAAGCAATGATAAGACTTGATATGTCAGAGTTCATGGAAAGGCATACTGTAAGCAAACTAATTGGATCACCTCCAGGGTATGTTGGTTTTAATGAAGGTGGTCAACTAACAGAGGCAGTAAGGAGAAGGCCTTATACAGTTGTTCTTTTTGATGAAATAGAAAAATCACACCCAGATGTTTTCAACCTACTTCTTCAATTGCTAGAAGAAGGCCGACTTACAGATTCAAAAGGAAGAACGGTTGATTTTAAAAATACACTCATCATAATGACATCAAACATAGGTTCAAAAGTTATAGAGAAAGGAGGCGGGGGGCTTGGTTTTGAATTTTCTGGTGAGAGTGTAGAAGATAGTCAATATAATAGAATTAAATCACTAGTTAATGAAGAGCTTAAGCAATACTTTAGACCAGAATTCCTAAACAGGCTTGATGAAATAATTGTATTCCGTCAACTATCTCGAGAAGAGGTAAAAGACATAGCCGAGATTATGCTAAAAGAAGTATTTGAAAGAATAAAAGAAAAAGGAATAATGTTAACTGTTTCTGAGAAATTCAAAGAAAGGCTGGTTGAAGAAGGCTATAACCCATCATATGGCGCACGTCCACTAAGAAGAGCTGTAATGAGACTCCTAGAGGACAGCTTAGCTGAAGAAGTTTTATCAGGTAGAATAAAAGATGGTGACAAAGCAGAAGTAGATATAGATGATAATAAAAAAGTTGTTGTAAAGCATATCGATAAAGATCAAAGCAATTTAGAACTTGCAGGAGCAAGTATATAAATTTATTTATGCTATCTCTATCATGCATATAAGTAACAAAAGAAAGGCAATCAGGCAGGGTTAACTAAAAAAAATAAATATTTATTTTTCTCTATTTGACTGTTTATTAAAAATTTAAATCTATTGAATATGAATGAGTTTTTAGAAGTGCCTAACAATCGAAGCTACTTAAACGAAGTGAAATCTTTACTTTTAGATCCTTTAGCAAAGGAATTAGCGGCCAAAGTAGAATGGGTGGAATTAAAGAATATATCCTTAGAGAGCGAAGAGCCTTATCCAGTAGTAATAACGGGCAAGGGTTCGCCTGTTTTGCTTATCCATGGATTTGATAGTTGCTTTCTTGAATACCGGAGATTAGTACCCTATCTTGAAAATTCACACCAATTAATAATCCCTGATCTTTATGGCTTTGGCTTTAGTCCTCGTCCTAAAAATAGTGAATTTGATAAGAAGAAAATTATATTTCATTTAAATCAAGTGATCGAAAATATAACTTCCAAATCACAAATAGGAATTATTGGAGCATCAATGGGAGGAGGTATAGCAATGGAATTGGCAAGGCAAAAGCATTCCAAAATAAACCGACTCATGTTGTTGTCACCAGCTGGTCTCACAGGAAATCCTAAGCCAATACCAAAACCTTTCGATCGATTAGGAGTATGTATTCTAAGAAATAAATACGTTAGGAAGCAATTGTGCATGAAGGCTTTTGCCGATCCAAAAAAAAGCGTGGGGGAAGCAGAAGAACAAATTGCTTCTATACATATAAAAGCTTCAGGTTGGGCAAGGTCTCTCTCTGCATTCGCACGGTCAGGGGGTATAGCCAATTGTGGAAGTCCACTCCCAAAACAACCTATTAGTATTTTATGGGGGAAAGAGGATAGAATCCTTGGAAGAAAAGAAAAAGAAGCAGTTAAAAAATTAATCAACTGTCAACATGAGGAAATTAAAAACTGTGGCCATTTACCTCATTTAGATGCACCTCAATATGTTGCAAAAACATGGCTGAATTAATTCCTATTCACAAAATAAAAAATCATAAAACATGAAATCTCTCATAGAGGCTGGTCTTAAGTATTGGGTGATAAAACAATGCATCTCAATAGGCAAAATAAATTTAAAAATAAATAGCTCTACTTTGAGCATATTGAAAGGGGCTATACCTATGGTTTCATTAGAAGCTAGCTCTATTAACTTTAGGAATATAATAATTGATAAAATTTTTATAAATGCAAAAAATATAAAATTAAAATTTATCATCAGGAAAGGAAAGCCTAGTGTAGAGCTATTAGAAAATTTCTTTCTGAAATTTACAATATCATTCACAAGTGATCAGATAAATAATATTTGCCTAAGTGAAGACTGGAAATCTTTGGGTGATTTTTTTACTACAGAATTTTTCCTCGACTCTACCTTTAAAAAAATAGAAATAGATGATAATTTGTTTAAAGTCAAAGTATTAAGTAATGAAAGCAATCAAATGATTGAAAAGCTTCTGAAAATTGATATTAAATCTGGGAAATTAAATTTCACTGATATAGATAGCAACAAAAATTCAATCCTACCTATTGATAAATCAATAAAAGTAAATATATTTAATTTCAATCAAAAAACCCTAACA is part of the Prochlorococcus marinus str. MIT 0919 genome and harbors:
- a CDS encoding GNAT family N-acetyltransferase, with translation MIKELKIHDVHLKIPPITKFNQLDKGKICKRKLSPKRRIVELGLKDLDHCLHLNKVALNGLWTKPQWATELKSSSRLCFGIFEEKNILALSSGWIITNNIDITAIAVDPCRRREGLGRSILTKLIKESILLNVEKANLEVSEANLAARKFYNSMGFIETGYRKNYFKDGSGAYILSLYIS
- a CDS encoding alpha/beta fold hydrolase, which codes for MKSLLLDPLAKELAAKVEWVELKNISLESEEPYPVVITGKGSPVLLIHGFDSCFLEYRRLVPYLENSHQLIIPDLYGFGFSPRPKNSEFDKKKIIFHLNQVIENITSKSQIGIIGASMGGGIAMELARQKHSKINRLMLLSPAGLTGNPKPIPKPFDRLGVCILRNKYVRKQLCMKAFADPKKSVGEAEEQIASIHIKASGWARSLSAFARSGGIANCGSPLPKQPISILWGKEDRILGRKEKEAVKKLINCQHEEIKNCGHLPHLDAPQYVAKTWLN
- a CDS encoding ATP-dependent Clp protease ATP-binding subunit; translated protein: MFERFTEKAIKVIMLAQEEARRLGHNFVGTEQILLGLIGEGTGVAAKVLKSMGVNLKDSRVEVEKIIGRGSGFVAVEIPFTPRAKRVLELSLEEARQLGHNYIGTEHLLLGLIREGEGVAARVLENLGVDLTKVRTQVIRMLGETAEVAAGGGGGGGKSNLKTATLDEFGTNLTKLASESKLDPVVGRHDEIDRVIQILGRRTKNNPVLIGEPGVGKTAIAEGLAQRIQQGDIPDILEEKRVLTLDIGLLVAGTKYRGEFEERLKKIMEEIKSAGNVILVIDEVHTLIGAGAAEGAIDAANILKPALARGELQCIGATTLDEYRKHIERDAALERRFQPVMIGEPSIEDTIEILRGLRERYEQHHRLKITDQALEAAANLGDRYISDRFLPDKAIDLIDEAGSRVRLLNSKLPPEAKEVDRELRVVQKEKEEAVRDQNFTEAGELREKEVELRNQIRAILDSTKRDLEEDINKAKTTEKNKEDNNDKKLNAQKDISKSPMVNEEDIAHIVASWTGVPVQKLTESESVKLLNMEDTLHQRLIGQDEAVRAVSKAIRRARVGLKNPNRPIASFIFSGPTGVGKTELTKALAAYFFGSEEAMIRLDMSEFMERHTVSKLIGSPPGYVGFNEGGQLTEAVRRRPYTVVLFDEIEKSHPDVFNLLLQLLEEGRLTDSKGRTVDFKNTLIIMTSNIGSKVIEKGGGGLGFEFSGESVEDSQYNRIKSLVNEELKQYFRPEFLNRLDEIIVFRQLSREEVKDIAEIMLKEVFERIKEKGIMLTVSEKFKERLVEEGYNPSYGARPLRRAVMRLLEDSLAEEVLSGRIKDGDKAEVDIDDNKKVVVKHIDKDQSNLELAGASI